The following DNA comes from Paenibacillus crassostreae.
AATCTCAGAAATCTCCAGGCTACCAAAATCACCAATCGCTCCGTAATCTATGACTCCTGCCACATTCACTGTGATTCCTTCCTCCAATGCATGCGCTGCTGCTAGAATGGGGCTCACCCCCATATTGGAACAACCGTCTGTAATCAACATTATTTGCTTCATGTTTAATCACTCTCCCTATGCTTAGTTCCTTCTCTCTATCATTTCCAAGAATGAGAGAATTCAAACCAAGACTTCCAAGAGTATCATGTTATCCATGATCATAAGCGAGTCATATTCCAACTTCTAGCTAGCTTACTGTTCGTGGTCGTTCCATCCGTGTTAGTCCAGGAACATGAAGTGTGGCCCATTGCGGTTGATAACGCTCTACCTTTCCAATCACAACTGTCATATCATCCTGGATTTGATTCTGCTGATAACGAATAACCTTTTCCAATAGACTATCAGCAATATATTGCGGGTCATCACTATCAATCTCTTGAATAATCCTCTTCATCCATAGCTCCTTATTGACAGCATAACCTGGGGCATCATATAGTCCATCTGTCATCATAATAACAATGTCGCCAGCTTGTAATTGAATTGTAACTAAATCTACTTCAATTTCCTGAATAATACCTATCGGAAGATTACTTGCGGAGACAAGAATAACCTCATGGCCTCTTTTTATAAAACTAGGAGTAGAACCAATCTTCATAAATGTTGTTTCAGCCGTATACTGATCGATCAAAGCCATATCCACCGTTGCATATATTTCATCAGGTGATCTAAGAAGAAGAATCGAATTAACAGATTTTATCGCTAATTTCTCATCCATACCAGACTGAAGTAGTTGTTCTAATATATCTAGGGCCGTACTACTCTCTAGTCGTGCACGTTCACCATTGCCCATTCCATCACTTAAAGCGACTGCAAATGTGCCATTGCCTATTTCTACTGTACTAAAGCTGTCTCCTGAGAATATATCTCCACCTTTAGCAGCCCCCGCCACACCAGTTGTTATTTCGAATGTTTTGGCTGAACCGAACACAACAGTCGAAAGTCCATCTCTACTTGTCGATGACTCTTGCATCACAGCAATATGCTCATCTAGAATATTTGAGAGAAGTGGTGCAATAATCTTACGACACTCATCATAGCCCCTTGTATACGCATGTACGATCTCAATCTCTACATGCCCTGAATCGAGATTGACGATATCGATCCCATGAATAGACAATCCCATTCTTTCAAGGGCCTCTCTGATCTCTTCTTCCTGCCTATAGAGAGCTTGACCTCCCCGTTTGATCTCACGTGCCAAATCATCCATCACTTGGGATACTCCTGACAATTGTTCTGCCACTAGATGCCTGCTATCGTATATTTGACGCTTCCATTGCATATCATGTTGATAGAGCTGATACTGCTTCTTCATCACTTCGAGAACATCATTTGTCTTATGGCATATTCGATTCCACTCATGCGGTACCTTGTCTGATGAGAGATCAGGTGTATCTTCAACAGCGCTCATCATTTCTGTCATATATTTATAGGTCTGATAGAATTTCTTATCCCAACAATGTTGGTTCTTGAAACATCCCGCACAAGTCCCCTCTGTGACAGCATTCATGAAATGATCCATTTCTTCCGTACGCTTGCTTACTTCCTCTGTACCCGAGATTTGCCCAAAGCTTTGAGACAATTGCCTAAATACTTGTGAGAACTGTGTCACCCGATCTGCTGTTATATCACGTACCCGCTTGGCATATTCATGCTGAGACTTCGTATGATCCTGTGTCCCTGGTACGTATTTGGAGATTAACGCAATCGAAGCCTTAGGTGTAATCATGAACAGTATAATGGCTACACAAGTCTCCCAAGTAGAAGTCATGACATCTCCTGGCCCGATGAAATAAATTGAAAGAATCGATGAACCTAATAACATTCCGATGGCAACCATGGCACGGCGTCCCTCACGTAACATCCCAGCAAGCATACCGGAGAAAGCGAGCAGACTCATCTGATATATGGCGGATATATCCGCTAAACTTAGAATAAGGCCTGTTATTACTCCGACAGAAGCTCCAAGTGATGCTCCACCTACTAGCGCGAACAATAAAATAAGGTACCGCGAGAGAATATGCTCAATCGATAGAGAATAAACATTCCACCCCACTGCACCCGTCATAACTGATGCTAGTAGAATGATCAAACAAAGGACTTCTTCATTCTTCAACTGATAGTTCTTACTGCGATATGTAAATACAGGAATCGCTTGAATAAAGACCATCGTAAGCACAAAACTTAATACAGCATCAATTGTCACCATGAATAGTGTATACCAGGTAAGCGATGGACCTATAAGACCATGAAACAATTGAATGCAGAAAGTTGAAATGAATACCATCATAGGCGCATAAGATAACTCAGCATGTTCAAAAGCCTGAAGGCCTTTATGAATAAGATAGAAAACAATTATTTCTGCAACAATCAACAACGGTGTTGGAAATGGAGCAAATAGACTACCCGCAATGATCGCGACCGTTACGACAGGAAGATAATCCCTTCTCATGAATGCAATAACTGCAAAGAATGCTAATGCAAAGGGTGATAACTCATCCAAAATCATAGCCTTTCCCAATAAGAATCCCATCATTGCCAACACAATCATCCACTTCTTCGTTGCAATCATATTCATTGTCCCCCGTATAACACGCCCCTGTGTTATACGAGCAACCCACGGTTGGGGTTGGTAAGCTACCTTTGATCCTTCTGCTTTGTGAACACTAGGGAAATCTATTACATTTCTTTTATCCATGATAATAACACCGTCCTTATGAATGTTTGTTGGTACATTATAGAACGGTCTTCACGGATAAGTTTGTCAGAACAGCAGACAACCCTTTAAGAAATTTACGACAAAAAAGCCTCCCCTGCGGAATATCGGACAAGCACTTCAAACCTATAACACATAACGTTTCCGACTCCCATCTTAGATCACATGTGAAACTGAATCGTCAGAAATCTTCCATCATGACCTAGCGATTGAACATGAGAATACTGGAAATGAGTTGGAAGATGTCGCCAAGTTGTTTCAGGCGACAAAAAAACCGTAGAGGCTTTCGCCTACTACGGTCATCTTATATGTTTCACACTTTACATGCGTTTTGCGCCACGTCCACCACGTTTGGATTCCGTATTCTTCTTAATTGACGATGCCCGTTCTTCACTATCTTTTAGGAAGCGTGACACTTTATCCTCGAATGTAGCTTTGTTGACAGGAGGCTTGAATGAACGCCCGCCACGGTCACGATTGAAACCGCCACCGCCACCACCGCCGCCTTCTCTGCCGCCGCCACTAAATCGTTCTCCACCACCGCCACCTTCTCTGCCACCAGTACTACCGCTGCGTTCAGGTCTTGGACTTCTTGCTGGTCTCGATTCAACTGGCTTATCAACAGTTTGCTTGATGGATAGCCCGATCTTGCCGTCCTTGTCAACATTGATCACCTTTACGGTCACAACATCATGAATCTTCAAATGATCATTGACATCCTTAACGTAATTATCAGCGATCTCTGAGATGTGAACTAGACCCGTGACGCCTCCTGACAGATCCACAAACGCTCCAAAGTGCGTTATGCCTGTTACCTTACCTTCTAACTTGGTGCCTACTTCGATTGCCATAGAATAAAATGATCCTCCCTAAAAAAATATACAGCAAAATTCGAAAATCTTGGCTGTGGTGATTTGATTATACATAATGCGCAAAGCAAGGTCAATATTGTAATAACCTATATTTACGCTATATTACGGGCTTGAAATATCCGGACGAATGGGGGTTTCCTCAGGTCTATACAGACCATAATCCTTACGTGCCAGTTGCCCGATATATTCAGGGTCTTGTAACCGATTGACTTCGTATTCTAGTTGTAGAACTGTTTGGTCCGTTTCGGTCTTGGTTGTTTCCTTATTAATCAATTCCATGTTCATATCTGCAATTTGCGATCTTTGATTTATAAGCGTGTATCCCGCCCAACATAAAAAGAGAAGCATAAAGCATATCCACAGGATCAATCGTCTACGCCCGCCTGCATTTTTAATTGATTGTTGCTGACTTGATGCCTGCGAGGCATATTTGCCCATGAGTGAATCCTCCTTATGTCCAGCGATTCCATAAATCAACACAAATCCGCGTCCATTTTTTTATTCTATCTGGCACACCCAGTCTAGATAAGGTCGGTAGAGTAGCCCATTTCAATAGTTTCCAGAAGGGATATAAACATCGTAATACAATTCCTAGGATGAACATGACAATTGACCATATTATACCTAGTAAGCCTACTACCATACGATATAGACTTCTAATCGGTATCCACACCAAAACGATTAATAATCGCTTCAGCAAATACAATACATATTGAACTACCTTTATTAACATTACCACAAAACGCTGTGTAGTAACACTTAAGATTAAAAAATAGCTCCATATTCCTAAAAACAATCCAACAAATGCATAAAATCGCAGTTCTCCTTGGTTACTGATATAGAGCATTCGAAAAACAAATATAGCCATTGCACACCAATATATGAAATCCATTAGATGGATGGTCCATTTAGGAAAACGGAACTGGTTGGACAACACCCGGTAGCTGTCATATGCCAGTCCCATCGTTGTTCCTGAGAATAACATCCACAGTAGTGTTATCCATTGAGCATATGGATTCATTTAAATAACTTACCTAGCATTCCTTTGTTCTTACTATGACTGGATCCGGGATCCAAGTAGACTAAGGAATGTACGAGCCCTTCTATAGAGAGTAGCCCCTCCTCTAAACTAAGGTTCTTGATATGTAAATTCTGACCTTTTATGGTCAAATGTCCGAGATCAGTCTGTAACAGAAACTTCTCACTATCAAAGCTCTCCACATTCTGAACACCTGTCATATGAATCTGCCTACGGTTCTGCATATGAAGATCATGACTTTTCGCTTTACTTTGTTCAATCATGGCATGTACCCCTCCTTATACAGATATCTTATGGTAGGCATGGACACATTAGAACTGGACTTATAAATAAAAGAGCACCTTCTTCACTTAAGAAGAAGGTGCTCTTTTATTTATATTTATTGCCAATCTAGACCGTTATCTCTAACAATTGGCTCTTCCTTAACCAAGGTGTAGAGGCTTGTCGCCTCTTCTTTACGGGTACTCTCGGCGAGCCTTTCAACACGAACTGTAACCAGCTTTTGGCCAAATTGGACCGTAATCTCATCGCCCACTTTTACTGCGCTGCTAGGTTTAGACTCCCGACCATTGATGAGGACCCGACCTTGTTCCGATATATCCTTTGCTACCGTACGCCGTTTAATTAACCTTGATACTTTAAGGAATTTATCTATTCTCATACTTATTTTACGGCTTCTTTAAGTTTATTCCCTGCTTTGAATGCTGGTACAGTAGACTCAGGGATTTCAATTGTATTACCTGTTTGTGGGTTACGTCCTGTACGTCCAGCACGCTTACGAGTTTCGAATGTACCGAATCCGATTAATTGTACTTTATCGCCACTTGCCAATGCGTCTGTAACTTCACCTAGAAAGCCATTTAATACGGA
Coding sequences within:
- the yabP gene encoding sporulation protein YabP; this encodes MIEQSKAKSHDLHMQNRRQIHMTGVQNVESFDSEKFLLQTDLGHLTIKGQNLHIKNLSLEEGLLSIEGLVHSLVYLDPGSSHSKNKGMLGKLFK
- the yabQ gene encoding spore cortex biosynthesis protein YabQ, translated to MNPYAQWITLLWMLFSGTTMGLAYDSYRVLSNQFRFPKWTIHLMDFIYWCAMAIFVFRMLYISNQGELRFYAFVGLFLGIWSYFLILSVTTQRFVVMLIKVVQYVLYLLKRLLIVLVWIPIRSLYRMVVGLLGIIWSIVMFILGIVLRCLYPFWKLLKWATLPTLSRLGVPDRIKKWTRICVDLWNRWT
- a CDS encoding HU family DNA-binding protein codes for the protein MNKTDLINNISEKSGLTKKDVESVLNGFLGEVTDALASGDKVQLIGFGTFETRKRAGRTGRNPQTGNTIEIPESTVPAFKAGNKLKEAVK
- the spoIIE gene encoding stage II sporulation protein E translates to MDKRNVIDFPSVHKAEGSKVAYQPQPWVARITQGRVIRGTMNMIATKKWMIVLAMMGFLLGKAMILDELSPFALAFFAVIAFMRRDYLPVVTVAIIAGSLFAPFPTPLLIVAEIIVFYLIHKGLQAFEHAELSYAPMMVFISTFCIQLFHGLIGPSLTWYTLFMVTIDAVLSFVLTMVFIQAIPVFTYRSKNYQLKNEEVLCLIILLASVMTGAVGWNVYSLSIEHILSRYLILLFALVGGASLGASVGVITGLILSLADISAIYQMSLLAFSGMLAGMLREGRRAMVAIGMLLGSSILSIYFIGPGDVMTSTWETCVAIILFMITPKASIALISKYVPGTQDHTKSQHEYAKRVRDITADRVTQFSQVFRQLSQSFGQISGTEEVSKRTEEMDHFMNAVTEGTCAGCFKNQHCWDKKFYQTYKYMTEMMSAVEDTPDLSSDKVPHEWNRICHKTNDVLEVMKKQYQLYQHDMQWKRQIYDSRHLVAEQLSGVSQVMDDLAREIKRGGQALYRQEEEIREALERMGLSIHGIDIVNLDSGHVEIEIVHAYTRGYDECRKIIAPLLSNILDEHIAVMQESSTSRDGLSTVVFGSAKTFEITTGVAGAAKGGDIFSGDSFSTVEIGNGTFAVALSDGMGNGERARLESSTALDILEQLLQSGMDEKLAIKSVNSILLLRSPDEIYATVDMALIDQYTAETTFMKIGSTPSFIKRGHEVILVSASNLPIGIIQEIEVDLVTIQLQAGDIVIMMTDGLYDAPGYAVNKELWMKRIIQEIDSDDPQYIADSLLEKVIRYQQNQIQDDMTVVIGKVERYQPQWATLHVPGLTRMERPRTVS
- a CDS encoding S1 domain-containing RNA-binding protein, producing MAIEVGTKLEGKVTGITHFGAFVDLSGGVTGLVHISEIADNYVKDVNDHLKIHDVVTVKVINVDKDGKIGLSIKQTVDKPVESRPARSPRPERSGSTGGREGGGGGERFSGGGREGGGGGGGGFNRDRGGRSFKPPVNKATFEDKVSRFLKDSEERASSIKKNTESKRGGRGAKRM
- a CDS encoding RNA-binding S4 domain-containing protein — protein: MRIDKFLKVSRLIKRRTVAKDISEQGRVLINGRESKPSSAVKVGDEITVQFGQKLVTVRVERLAESTRKEEATSLYTLVKEEPIVRDNGLDWQ
- a CDS encoding FtsB family cell division protein, which encodes MGKYASQASSQQQSIKNAGGRRRLILWICFMLLFLCWAGYTLINQRSQIADMNMELINKETTKTETDQTVLQLEYEVNRLQDPEYIGQLARKDYGLYRPEETPIRPDISSP